The DNA sequence aatattaaaaattagaaTTTGTTTGGGAGACACATGCCAAGCACGTGACCAATGCCAACTTAAACGGAATGAGAAAGAAACATTGGATCTGATATCAAGCTCCAGATCTCTCTACCTATTCCCAAATTCACGTTCTCTCCCCTTTTAAACTTGTATTGCCACaattccaagtcttcaaagccACCGCAGCTGTGGATTTGCTTGAAGCTTCAAACTTTCTCTGGCGCTGAGGAAATGGCCGCGGTCGAAGTGCACCGTTTTGCTCAGTGCATCACTTGCCATGCTTGGAGCCCTGATCGCTCAAGtaatgtttttgggttttggtttctgatatttgttttctgtttttgtttattgGGCTGTataaagattgaagctttacTAGAGTCTGGTAATTGAAGGGTATTTACTGTATAGTTTATTGGCTTAAAGAtcaaattttgattgaaatttttgtaatttgatGTTATTTTGCAGTGCTTGCATTTTGCCCAAATAACAATGAGGTTCACATCTATACTCTGATGCAATCCAAATGGGAAAAGCTGCATGTTCTTCAGAAGGTACCGTGTTTCTGACTCATGGGCTTGCAATGATAGTTGTCGAAAAAAAAACCAGTTATAATGTGATATTTAATGCAAAATTGGAGAGAGATGCAACTCGGGGAACCGAGTTTTGGTTGAAACAATTAGAGAGCAGTTTGAGTAGTTGTGAGAATGTAGTACAACTCATTAGGATGATTACTTGGAGATGTCAAGCACTTTCTCCCTGTAATGTGTTACTAGCTAAGTGATACAAATTTGATGGCTTCCTGGAATGTCCTGCCCTCCAACTTATGAAAAGTATTATTCTGTCTGATGTGTTGTTAGGAAAAGTGAAACTGTCAAGGTTAGAATTTGAAAATGACATTGTGTATATGTATTTGTGGGTTTCGATGGGTACATTTGTGTCTCTATCTCTGTAACAAAAATTTTCTTTCAGTTTTGATTTGGGGTTCGTTTTGTTTTGCCGCCTTCATACTTAGTAAGGAATTGAGGATACAGTTCCCTGCTTGGAGGACATTCTTTAGTAGAGGTCCTTATAAATGCTTTGCGGGTGGCATGGATGGAGAGGAATAGGAGGAATATTGAGGGAGCAAGGGATGTAGAGGCGGGGTTTTGGTGGAAAAAGTCCATTTTTGGGACTCCCTTTATCTGAGTATAGGGATGATCTACGTTTCTTCATGCAATCTCTTATGCTTTGAATGCTGTAGTATTTACTCTCTGTTAAATGCTGTTGTTCTACTTAGCTCTATAAAGTTCTCTAGTTTTTATAGAGTACTTCTTTTCCCCTGCGTTATAttggttttcttgttcttttttatgAAAGCTGTTCCCTATTAAAAAACTTGTCAACCTTTTTGCTATGTTTACTTTAGTGTCTTTGCTTTGTTGAAGGATTGGTTGATATATCTGTTGTCATTGATTGTGAGGTCATTGCACACAACTAATATATCGTTGGTTCATTCACAGCATGACCAAATTATTTCTGGGATAGACTGGAGTGCAAGGTCAAACAAAATAGTTACTTCATCTCATGATCGGAATTCGTGAGTATCTATCTGGTTTAAGATATTTTtagatttttatatttataataaatGACTATATTGACATGATATTTGGTCTCTCTCTCGCTTGCATTATATGTATTTGTATTATTTATTAATCTCTGTTTCACAAACTTTCTATTCTGTCTAGTTATGTCTGGAACCTAGAAGGATCAGAGTGGGTACCAACACTTGTCATCCTTCGGCTAAATCGTGCTGCACTTTGTGTTCAGTGGAGTCCAAAAGGTATTGAAGCACTTAAGTTTTCTGAACCTGAAATGTTTTGCACCTTACCATTTGTATTAAACTACCCAATTATAACTCTGGGCTTATAATAATTGTATATCATCTTTTTGGGCCATGATGTCCTTCCACACCATCATGTACAAGGAGGAGTCCGGATTTAAGAGCATTAGGATCTtggaatatatatgtatgatgGACTGAGTCGTCAGGGTTACTGTTAGGTTTTAGCAAGGTAATAAATATGATCTGATGAATTTGTTTAACAGTGTAGTTATGCGTAATCCAGTCAATGTGTTCGACGGTCAAGATTGTTATGCACAGTTTGTTTTTTTGGTCGGGAAATTTTGTATGAGAAAAACCTGTGAAGGCGCCAATAAAAGTAAATagattaattaagaaaaaaaatgagagaagGGGGTGGAGGGGTTGTGGAAAATGACAATTGGTCTGCTTTCATCTTGTAAAATTGGAAGGCAAGGATCAGCTAGTTTTTACCAAGTTGGATGCTTTGTATTGTTCTGTGCTCTTATAAATTTTTCTCATGTGTGGGCTTGTCCACAGTTTTTGTATTAGACAATTGGAAAAATCAAAAGCATCATTTTAGAGGAAAGTtgcatgttatatatatatatatatatatatatatttttttttttttttgagaatttaatttcattatataaatatattttgaGAATTTAATTTCATCTTCTGAAAAATTGATTACAATGGAAATCTTGGCTATCCACACCCATCAGGTAGTAAAAACTTATAAGTGAGTACTATATATTCACCACAAATTGCATCAATGACTTGTGTTGACCAACTTGTTTCACAAGTTCTTCCCTATTTTCCCGTTGGGTTTCATCTTTCTTGGTGATTCCCCATTGTGTGTTGTCTATAAGTTCTTGGAAATCCAAATGTGTATATTCTTCACTGTTGCTCTTTTCTGTATCCTCAGAAAACAAGTTTGCTGTAGGAAGTGGGGCAAAAACTGTTTGCATATGCTACTATGAGCAAGAGAACAACTGGTAATTAACCTGTTGTAGTTgtctattttctttttgttcatatACTTGTGATAAGTGATTAGTACATTATCATTTGATCCACAATTGCTTCAAATttgcattgttttttgttggttTATGGttaatgttttttatttttacctttTCAGGTGGGTCAGTAAACTGATCAGAAAAAGACACGACTCTTCTGTTACAAGTGTTGCTTGGCATCCCAATAATGTACGCATTTTTCTTCAGTACCACATGTTTCATGTGCTTATTGTAGATAGTGACTGTATAGGTTGATGTCAACCTATTTGGGAAAGGTCCATGGTAgttattgttttcataaatattGCAACCCCCTTGGCATGCATGTGGGTTGGGGCAATAGCATGGACGCTGGATAAAGCACTACTCACCAAAAAGGTGGGAGATTTGGGTATCCATTGTCAAAAAGTTACTCGTAGGATGTGAATCCTTTGTTTATTCTTTTCTGAAATTGAATTTTGTCACCTGAACTAGGGACTCAGGTTTGCAATACAGAACTGTCTTTCAGGAATTAAAAagcttttcttttgttgttttactGTATTCAAATGGCATTTGTATTTCCAATTAATAtagtgtttttatttatttattttatcttcTATGTAATATAGTTGCCTTGATATGCTTTCTTGCTTGCTGGTGTACTGTTGGCAAACGTTTTATGTTTGCTTGTTTGTTATTGATGTTAAGAATACAGGCATTTACCATGTTTAACTGTTCATACTGTGCTTATTCTTTACAGATTCTTCTTGCAACAGCATCTACAGATGGAAAATGCCGAATATTTTCCACTTACATTAAGGTCGTCGATGCAAAGTATGTTATGCATTGGTGTAGAGCTGCATTCGTTGTAGGTCGATTTCTTGTGCTAATTGCATTACATGTAATTATAATACTTGTTGCAAATTCCCAGGGAATCAAAAACAGTCTCATCTTCAGATGCAAAGTTTGGAGAGGTGCAAAATCTTCCCTTGTAaatcgtgttttttttttttctttaaataatTTGTCTCTTTATATGTACAACTTAAGCTGGTAGAAATGACAAGAATTAATGAGCTTATATCCCTGATGCTTCCATTTTTCTCTATGCATTACTCATGGATTGTTCTTTCTTGGCTTAGCTTCAATAGCATTTCCCATTATGAACATTGCAGTAGTGTTGTCAAAGTAAACATGTTAAAGTCTAGCTAGTTCCCGAAGAGAACAATAAAATTTTAGCCCATTTTGTAATCAAGGCATGCAATTGGTGTACGAAGATTTGGTACCGACTGTTTTATGTTCCATTCTGTTTTGTTTGTACTGATTTGTTATTTCAAATAGTAACTTCGAAGATTAGATTGTCAAGAACTAATGTTCTATTCTAACCTACTTGGTTttctgaaataaaataaaaaactagatTTTAAGGTATTGTTTTTCTGTACAGGCCATAATTTAAGATCCCATGAAGTTCTGTTGTGGAGTGGCCATATGTTTTATAGCTACTTTATGTACacattttatgaaaattttcaagcAAACCTAACCTATTTTTCTGGTGAAACAGCTAATTCTTCAGCTTGATCTATCGTCTTCTTGGGCATTTGGTGTGAGGTGGTCACCAAGTGGCAATACCTTAGCATATGTAGGTCAGACATATCTCCCCTCATTTGTTagaatttttttgtttggtttagCATTAATTGATAGGTATGATTTCAAATAGTTTTATTCTTAGTTATCATTTCTGCTTTGTGGCACTATACAGGCCATAACTCTATGATTTACTTTGTCGATGAGGTGGGGCCTTCTCCTCTGGCTCAAAATGTTGCATTCCGTGATTTGCCTCTCCGTGATGTGGGTCAGCATCCACTCTTCGTAACTTTTTGACACTATATATATCTTCTCCAGATATAATCAACTAACTTTTTCTATCTGAACACTGCCAATCAATATGCGGCATATTTCAGGTCTTATTTCTTTCTGAACGACTAGTCGTTGGTGTGGGATTTGATTGCAACCCCATGGTTTTTGCAGCAGATGAAAGAGGAATATGGTAATATCTTTACTTTTGGTAACAGCTTGCTGTAGCATTTGAACAATGATAGTGAAGTATTAACCTTGTTATTTTCTCTGTAGGAGTTTTATAAGATTTCTTGGGGAAAGAAGGATTACTTCTTCAGGTCCAAAATATGGTTCACAGGTACCTGGTTGTTTATCAAGTATGTGTTTATGGAACTGCATGTGCGGGTGTGCAAGAGAGAAAGGGGACACAAGCTTCGCATTTCCCTATAGTGGGTCTTGAATGTAGATCTTTTgatcttataaaaaaaaagaggggagTGATTTTGCACTCCACTTTTAACTAAAAAGAGCACAAGGTTAAAACATATGCAATTGTGGAGTGATAAATCACTcccaagaaaatgaatttaggaTGTTGCCAGTGCTGTCATACCATGGTGAACATGTCCAATAGGGTGGGGATGGATTTTGGTTGAGGTGCATGTATTGaataaggaaaaacaaaacacaagGAATGTTAAATGATGGCATCGTTCTGGGTTTGAAATGTGAAATTGcttggttgtttttgttttgcccTGCTGATAGTAGCACATGCAGCAGGGCGAAGGACCCATTATTAGCTCTCATTTACTCCACTTCTTTTTTGTTGGCCTGGTGAATTTGTATTCCTTCCTAAGTTAAGCCTGTGCAGCTTTTTGCAAAATTTGAAGTACTTAAAAGCAGTTTTATGCTCTGGTATGACAGAAATATGTGGAACACTTGGAGTTGATAAGGAGTATTTCACGAGGGACTTCAGTTTTAGCCAAATATGGGATCTGTTATGTATGAGCTGGACATCTCTAACTTGTTTTTGCTTACAGCTTTCTGGAGCATTTCGGACGCTATATGGCCAACCAAAGCATGGATTGAGCAATGATACAAATGACCATTCAAGACCACAAGGAACCGTCCATGAAAACTGCATTAAGTACTCCACTGTTTCTTCTCGTAGACATTCCTTGTTTAGTATCCCAACTTCCACTGGAAATGTTATGCACCCACTCTACCTGTCATGGACAAGTAATTGAGTGGATGAGCAACACCTGAGAGAGGATGCAGGGTAAATTTTGTGAATCTGCtatattttgtatttaattGTATGACATGTTTCTTTGTAACTGTAGTTGTATTGTGCCGCTTGGAAC is a window from the Rosa chinensis cultivar Old Blush chromosome 2, RchiOBHm-V2, whole genome shotgun sequence genome containing:
- the LOC112189853 gene encoding actin-related protein 2/3 complex subunit 1B, which gives rise to MAAVEVHRFAQCITCHAWSPDRSMLAFCPNNNEVHIYTLMQSKWEKLHVLQKHDQIISGIDWSARSNKIVTSSHDRNSYVWNLEGSEWVPTLVILRLNRAALCVQWSPKENKFAVGSGAKTVCICYYEQENNWWVSKLIRKRHDSSVTSVAWHPNNILLATASTDGKCRIFSTYIKVVDAKESKTVSSSDAKFGELILQLDLSSSWAFGVRWSPSGNTLAYVGHNSMIYFVDEVGPSPLAQNVAFRDLPLRDVLFLSERLVVGVGFDCNPMVFAADERGIWSFIRFLGERRITSSGPKYGSQLSGAFRTLYGQPKHGLSNDTNDHSRPQGTVHENCINCIVPLGTSGSSKVMRFSTSGLDGKVVVWDLENQADLSEYF